A single window of Haladaptatus paucihalophilus DX253 DNA harbors:
- a CDS encoding helix-turn-helix domain-containing protein, translating into MTDSMSEMLRQDMTCEGLLECFHGTKELDKDVFGLLVESSEPLTVDEIAERIDRERSTAYRAVQRLMQAGFVQKEQINYDQGGYYHVYRPTDPDKIADDMQRMLNDWYAKMGQLIGEFREKYDQQMADPVAAEQ; encoded by the coding sequence ATGACCGATTCGATGAGTGAAATGCTCCGCCAGGACATGACCTGTGAGGGCCTGCTGGAGTGTTTCCACGGGACGAAGGAACTCGACAAGGACGTGTTCGGATTGCTTGTAGAGAGTTCTGAGCCCCTCACTGTCGACGAAATCGCCGAGCGTATCGACCGTGAGCGGTCGACGGCGTATCGGGCCGTCCAACGACTTATGCAGGCCGGGTTCGTCCAGAAAGAACAGATCAACTACGATCAGGGCGGCTACTATCACGTCTACCGACCGACTGACCCCGACAAAATCGCTGACGACATGCAGCGGATGCTCAACGACTGGTACGCGAAAATGGGGCAACTAATCGGCGAGTTCCGCGAGAAGTACGACCAGCAGATGGCCGATCCGGTCGCGGCCGAACAGTGA
- a CDS encoding class I SAM-dependent methyltransferase: MAEDSPTHPLFAALYDPVTAVAERTVLRPHREYLVRNLTGRVLDLGAGTGAMFPYFSNSEAASLHAIEPDPHMRKQAESKASELDLEIDIGDASAESLPYGDDQFDTVVASMVFCTITDVEAALAEVHRVLKPGGEFRFLEHVHADGWRATVQNVLAPLWRRIAGGCHLNRQTISQFTATPEFDTLEIERLDVGMTPVWPFVRGRLRKRE; encoded by the coding sequence ATGGCCGAAGATTCTCCCACCCACCCCCTTTTCGCAGCTCTCTACGATCCGGTAACGGCAGTCGCCGAACGAACGGTTCTCCGTCCCCATCGAGAGTATCTTGTTCGTAACCTTACGGGGCGTGTACTTGACCTGGGTGCTGGGACCGGTGCGATGTTCCCGTACTTTTCAAACTCCGAGGCTGCCTCCTTGCACGCGATCGAACCTGACCCCCATATGCGAAAACAGGCCGAATCGAAGGCGAGCGAGCTTGACTTAGAGATCGATATCGGCGACGCGAGTGCCGAGTCGTTACCGTACGGAGACGACCAGTTCGACACCGTGGTCGCCTCGATGGTGTTCTGTACGATCACCGACGTGGAAGCGGCTCTCGCGGAAGTTCATCGGGTCCTGAAGCCGGGCGGTGAGTTCCGGTTTCTCGAACACGTCCACGCTGACGGATGGCGAGCTACTGTCCAGAACGTACTGGCACCGCTGTGGCGGCGAATCGCGGGGGGGTGCCATCTGAACCGACAGACGATCTCTCAGTTCACGGCCACCCCAGAATTCGATACTCTCGAGATCGAACGCCTCGATGTCGGGATGACGCCGGTCTGGCCGTTCGTCCGCGGTCGCCTCCGAAAACGCGAGTGA